The following coding sequences are from one Oncorhynchus clarkii lewisi isolate Uvic-CL-2024 chromosome 20, UVic_Ocla_1.0, whole genome shotgun sequence window:
- the LOC139376286 gene encoding serine/threonine-protein kinase tousled-like 1-B isoform X2, with protein sequence MSVQSNSGSGGGSLEATPSWSQQLSSSPTISQQHITATAKKEGPMEELHSLDPRRQELLEARFMGGVSGNTVGSTGSTSGGAKGLANECSNNSYGSLGSSSDKESETPEKKPSESSRGRKRKADTHSESSQGKTSTRGPKISDYFDFHGGNGSSPVRALPQVLRSPQNSHHGAHSAPGSIIRQNSSSPTGLCFGDPLMNYKACASKCVQTELTGLKLAALESNKSLDLEKKEGRIDDLLRANCDLRRQIDEQQKLLEKYKERLNKCITMSKKLLIEKSTQEKQSCREKSMQDRLRLGHFTTVRHGASYTEQWTDGYAFQNLVKQQEGINQQREEIERQRKLLAKRKPPNPSSPSLSLATTSEPKQRKTKVVNGNDPDPFLKPSLPQMLTLAEYHEQEEIFKLRLGHLKKEEAEIQAELERLERVRNLHIRELKRINNEDSSSFKDHPTLNERYLLLYLLGRGGFSEVYKAFDLFEQRYAAVKIHQLNKNWREEKKENYHKHACREYRIHKQLDHPRIVKLYDYFSLDTDTFCTVLEFCEGNDLDFYLKQNKLMSEKEARSIVMQIVNALRYLNEIKPPIIHYDLKPGNILLVDGTACGEIKITDFGLSKIMDDDNYGVDGMDLTSQGAGTYWYLPPECFVVGKEPPKISNKVDVWSVGVIFFQCLYGRKPFGHNQSQQDILQENTILKATEVQFPAKPQASTEAKAFIRRCLAYRKEDRFDVHQLGTDTYLLPHMRRSNSSGSLQPASSISSY encoded by the exons ATGAGTGTCCAAAGTAACAGTGGAAGTGGTGGTGGAAGTTTGGAGGCGACGCCATCTTGGTCGCAGCAGCTATCCTCGTCCCCAACGATTTCTCAACAACACATAACGGCGACCGCCAAGAAGGAAG GCCCCATGGAGGAGCTGCACAGCCTGGACCCTCGCAGGCAGGAGCTTCTGGAGGCCAGGTTCATGGGCGGGGTCAGCGGCAACACAGTAGGGAGCACCGGCAGCACCAGCGGGGGGGCTAAG GGTCTGGCCAACGAGTGCTCCAACAACAGCTATGGCAGTTTGGGCTCCTCCAGTGACAAGGAGTCAGAG ACCCCTGAGAAGAAGCCCTCTGAGTCGTCCAGAGGAAGGAAAAGGAAAGCTGACACCCATTCTGAGAGCAGCCAAG GGAAGACTTCCACACGGGGGCCCAAGATCAGTGACTACTTTGAT TTCCATGGGGGGAATGGCTCCAGTCCAGTGAGGGCTCTACCACAGGTCCTCCGCTCACCACAGAACTCACACCACGGAGCTCACTCTGCACCAGGCTCTATC ATCCGACAGAACAGTTCCTCTCCCACCGGTCTGTGTTTTGGCGATCCCCTAATGAACTACAAAGCTTGCGCCAGCAAGTGTGTGCAG ACGGAGTTGACAGGTCTGAAGCTTGCTGCTCTGGAGAGCAACAAGAGTCTGGACCTGGAGAAGAAGGAGGGACGCATCGATGACCTGCTCAGG GCTAACTGTGACCTGAGGCGACAGATTGATGAACAGCAGAAACTACTGGAGAAATACAAGGAGAGACTGAACAAATGCATCACTATGAGCAAGAAGCTGCTCATCGAGAAG AGCACCCAGGAGAAACAGTCGTGCAGAGAGAAGAGCATGCAGGACCGTCTGAGGCTGGGTCACTTCACCACTGTAAGACATGGAGCCTCCTACACTGAACAGTGGACCGACGGATACGCATTCCAGAACCTTGTCAA GCAGCAGGAGGGTATCaaccaacagagagaggagatagagcgTCAGAGGAAGCTGCTGGCCAAGAGGAAGCCCCCcaatccctcctccccctccctctccctagcAACCACCTCTGAACCCAAACAACGCAAGACCAAGGTCGTCAACGGCAATGACCCCGACCCCTTCCTCAAACCCTCCCTGCCACAGAT GTTGACTCTGGCTGAGTATCACGAGCAGGAGGAGATCTTCAAGCTTCGCCTGGGACACCTGAAGAAG GAGGAGGCTGAGATCCAGGCAGAGCTGGAACGGTTAGAGCGGGTGAGGAACCTCCACATCAGAGAGCTGAAGAGGATCAACAACGAGGACAGCTCATC GTTTAAAGACCACCCCACTCTGAACGAGAGGTACCTGCTGCTGTATCTGCTGGGCAGAGGAGGCTTCAGTGAGGTCTATAAG GCCTTTGACCTGTTTGAGCAGCGCTACGCAGCCGTTAAAATCCACCAGCTCAACAAGaactggagagaggagaagaaggagaactACCACAA ACATGCCTGTAGAGAGTATCGGATACACAAACAGCTGGACCATCCCAGAATAGTCAAACTCTACGACTACTTCTCCCTGGATACAGACAC GTTCTGTACGGTTTTAGAGTTCTGTGAGGGGAACGACCTGGACTTCTATCTGAAACAGAACAAGCTGATGTCCGAGAAGGAGGCGCGGTCCATCGTCATGCAGATAGTCAACGCCCTGCGATACCTCAACGAGATCAAACCCCCCATCATACACTATGAcctcaaaccag GTAACATCTTGCTGGTGGATGGGACCGCGTGTGGCGAGATAAAGATCACAGACTTTGGGCTGTCTAAGATCATGGATGATGACAACTATGGAGTGGACGGCATGGACCTCACCTCACAGGGAGCTGGCACATACTG gtacCTTCCCCCAGAGTGTTTTGTGGTGGGCAAGGAGCCTCCTAAGATCTCTAACAAGGTGGACGTCTGGTCGGTCGGGGTCATCTTCTTCCAGTGCCTCTATGGACGGAAG CCGTTTGGCCACAACCAGTCTCAGCAGGATATTCTTCAGGAGAACACCATCCTCAAAGCCACTGAGGTTCAGTTCCCTGCCAAGCCCCAGGCCAGCACAGAGGCCAAG gcgtTTATCCGACGCTGTCTGGCCTACCGTAAGGAGGATCGATTTGACGTTCACCAGCTGGGCACTGACACGTACCTTCTCCCTCACATGAGACGCTCCAACTCCTCTGGCTCTCTTCAGCCCGCCTCCTCAATCTCCTCCTACTGA
- the LOC139376286 gene encoding serine/threonine-protein kinase tousled-like 1-B isoform X1: protein MSVQSNSGSGGGSLEATPSWSQQLSSSPTISQQHITATAKKEGPMEELHSLDPRRQELLEARFMGGVSGNTVGSTGSTSGGAKGLANECSNNSYGSLGSSSDKESENSDMKRGSSPAYSTPEKKPSESSRGRKRKADTHSESSQGKTSTRGPKISDYFDFHGGNGSSPVRALPQVLRSPQNSHHGAHSAPGSIIRQNSSSPTGLCFGDPLMNYKACASKCVQTELTGLKLAALESNKSLDLEKKEGRIDDLLRANCDLRRQIDEQQKLLEKYKERLNKCITMSKKLLIEKSTQEKQSCREKSMQDRLRLGHFTTVRHGASYTEQWTDGYAFQNLVKQQEGINQQREEIERQRKLLAKRKPPNPSSPSLSLATTSEPKQRKTKVVNGNDPDPFLKPSLPQMLTLAEYHEQEEIFKLRLGHLKKEEAEIQAELERLERVRNLHIRELKRINNEDSSSFKDHPTLNERYLLLYLLGRGGFSEVYKAFDLFEQRYAAVKIHQLNKNWREEKKENYHKHACREYRIHKQLDHPRIVKLYDYFSLDTDTFCTVLEFCEGNDLDFYLKQNKLMSEKEARSIVMQIVNALRYLNEIKPPIIHYDLKPGNILLVDGTACGEIKITDFGLSKIMDDDNYGVDGMDLTSQGAGTYWYLPPECFVVGKEPPKISNKVDVWSVGVIFFQCLYGRKPFGHNQSQQDILQENTILKATEVQFPAKPQASTEAKAFIRRCLAYRKEDRFDVHQLGTDTYLLPHMRRSNSSGSLQPASSISSY from the exons ATGAGTGTCCAAAGTAACAGTGGAAGTGGTGGTGGAAGTTTGGAGGCGACGCCATCTTGGTCGCAGCAGCTATCCTCGTCCCCAACGATTTCTCAACAACACATAACGGCGACCGCCAAGAAGGAAG GCCCCATGGAGGAGCTGCACAGCCTGGACCCTCGCAGGCAGGAGCTTCTGGAGGCCAGGTTCATGGGCGGGGTCAGCGGCAACACAGTAGGGAGCACCGGCAGCACCAGCGGGGGGGCTAAG GGTCTGGCCAACGAGTGCTCCAACAACAGCTATGGCAGTTTGGGCTCCTCCAGTGACAAGGAGTCAGAG AACTCTGATATGAAGAGAGGGAGTTCTCCTGCATACTCT ACCCCTGAGAAGAAGCCCTCTGAGTCGTCCAGAGGAAGGAAAAGGAAAGCTGACACCCATTCTGAGAGCAGCCAAG GGAAGACTTCCACACGGGGGCCCAAGATCAGTGACTACTTTGAT TTCCATGGGGGGAATGGCTCCAGTCCAGTGAGGGCTCTACCACAGGTCCTCCGCTCACCACAGAACTCACACCACGGAGCTCACTCTGCACCAGGCTCTATC ATCCGACAGAACAGTTCCTCTCCCACCGGTCTGTGTTTTGGCGATCCCCTAATGAACTACAAAGCTTGCGCCAGCAAGTGTGTGCAG ACGGAGTTGACAGGTCTGAAGCTTGCTGCTCTGGAGAGCAACAAGAGTCTGGACCTGGAGAAGAAGGAGGGACGCATCGATGACCTGCTCAGG GCTAACTGTGACCTGAGGCGACAGATTGATGAACAGCAGAAACTACTGGAGAAATACAAGGAGAGACTGAACAAATGCATCACTATGAGCAAGAAGCTGCTCATCGAGAAG AGCACCCAGGAGAAACAGTCGTGCAGAGAGAAGAGCATGCAGGACCGTCTGAGGCTGGGTCACTTCACCACTGTAAGACATGGAGCCTCCTACACTGAACAGTGGACCGACGGATACGCATTCCAGAACCTTGTCAA GCAGCAGGAGGGTATCaaccaacagagagaggagatagagcgTCAGAGGAAGCTGCTGGCCAAGAGGAAGCCCCCcaatccctcctccccctccctctccctagcAACCACCTCTGAACCCAAACAACGCAAGACCAAGGTCGTCAACGGCAATGACCCCGACCCCTTCCTCAAACCCTCCCTGCCACAGAT GTTGACTCTGGCTGAGTATCACGAGCAGGAGGAGATCTTCAAGCTTCGCCTGGGACACCTGAAGAAG GAGGAGGCTGAGATCCAGGCAGAGCTGGAACGGTTAGAGCGGGTGAGGAACCTCCACATCAGAGAGCTGAAGAGGATCAACAACGAGGACAGCTCATC GTTTAAAGACCACCCCACTCTGAACGAGAGGTACCTGCTGCTGTATCTGCTGGGCAGAGGAGGCTTCAGTGAGGTCTATAAG GCCTTTGACCTGTTTGAGCAGCGCTACGCAGCCGTTAAAATCCACCAGCTCAACAAGaactggagagaggagaagaaggagaactACCACAA ACATGCCTGTAGAGAGTATCGGATACACAAACAGCTGGACCATCCCAGAATAGTCAAACTCTACGACTACTTCTCCCTGGATACAGACAC GTTCTGTACGGTTTTAGAGTTCTGTGAGGGGAACGACCTGGACTTCTATCTGAAACAGAACAAGCTGATGTCCGAGAAGGAGGCGCGGTCCATCGTCATGCAGATAGTCAACGCCCTGCGATACCTCAACGAGATCAAACCCCCCATCATACACTATGAcctcaaaccag GTAACATCTTGCTGGTGGATGGGACCGCGTGTGGCGAGATAAAGATCACAGACTTTGGGCTGTCTAAGATCATGGATGATGACAACTATGGAGTGGACGGCATGGACCTCACCTCACAGGGAGCTGGCACATACTG gtacCTTCCCCCAGAGTGTTTTGTGGTGGGCAAGGAGCCTCCTAAGATCTCTAACAAGGTGGACGTCTGGTCGGTCGGGGTCATCTTCTTCCAGTGCCTCTATGGACGGAAG CCGTTTGGCCACAACCAGTCTCAGCAGGATATTCTTCAGGAGAACACCATCCTCAAAGCCACTGAGGTTCAGTTCCCTGCCAAGCCCCAGGCCAGCACAGAGGCCAAG gcgtTTATCCGACGCTGTCTGGCCTACCGTAAGGAGGATCGATTTGACGTTCACCAGCTGGGCACTGACACGTACCTTCTCCCTCACATGAGACGCTCCAACTCCTCTGGCTCTCTTCAGCCCGCCTCCTCAATCTCCTCCTACTGA
- the LOC139376286 gene encoding serine/threonine-protein kinase tousled-like 1-B isoform X4: MEELHSLDPRRQELLEARFMGGVSGNTVGSTGSTSGGAKGLANECSNNSYGSLGSSSDKESETPEKKPSESSRGRKRKADTHSESSQGKTSTRGPKISDYFDFHGGNGSSPVRALPQVLRSPQNSHHGAHSAPGSIIRQNSSSPTGLCFGDPLMNYKACASKCVQTELTGLKLAALESNKSLDLEKKEGRIDDLLRANCDLRRQIDEQQKLLEKYKERLNKCITMSKKLLIEKSTQEKQSCREKSMQDRLRLGHFTTVRHGASYTEQWTDGYAFQNLVKQQEGINQQREEIERQRKLLAKRKPPNPSSPSLSLATTSEPKQRKTKVVNGNDPDPFLKPSLPQMLTLAEYHEQEEIFKLRLGHLKKEEAEIQAELERLERVRNLHIRELKRINNEDSSSFKDHPTLNERYLLLYLLGRGGFSEVYKAFDLFEQRYAAVKIHQLNKNWREEKKENYHKHACREYRIHKQLDHPRIVKLYDYFSLDTDTFCTVLEFCEGNDLDFYLKQNKLMSEKEARSIVMQIVNALRYLNEIKPPIIHYDLKPGNILLVDGTACGEIKITDFGLSKIMDDDNYGVDGMDLTSQGAGTYWYLPPECFVVGKEPPKISNKVDVWSVGVIFFQCLYGRKPFGHNQSQQDILQENTILKATEVQFPAKPQASTEAKAFIRRCLAYRKEDRFDVHQLGTDTYLLPHMRRSNSSGSLQPASSISSY; encoded by the exons ATGGAGGAGCTGCACAGCCTGGACCCTCGCAGGCAGGAGCTTCTGGAGGCCAGGTTCATGGGCGGGGTCAGCGGCAACACAGTAGGGAGCACCGGCAGCACCAGCGGGGGGGCTAAG GGTCTGGCCAACGAGTGCTCCAACAACAGCTATGGCAGTTTGGGCTCCTCCAGTGACAAGGAGTCAGAG ACCCCTGAGAAGAAGCCCTCTGAGTCGTCCAGAGGAAGGAAAAGGAAAGCTGACACCCATTCTGAGAGCAGCCAAG GGAAGACTTCCACACGGGGGCCCAAGATCAGTGACTACTTTGAT TTCCATGGGGGGAATGGCTCCAGTCCAGTGAGGGCTCTACCACAGGTCCTCCGCTCACCACAGAACTCACACCACGGAGCTCACTCTGCACCAGGCTCTATC ATCCGACAGAACAGTTCCTCTCCCACCGGTCTGTGTTTTGGCGATCCCCTAATGAACTACAAAGCTTGCGCCAGCAAGTGTGTGCAG ACGGAGTTGACAGGTCTGAAGCTTGCTGCTCTGGAGAGCAACAAGAGTCTGGACCTGGAGAAGAAGGAGGGACGCATCGATGACCTGCTCAGG GCTAACTGTGACCTGAGGCGACAGATTGATGAACAGCAGAAACTACTGGAGAAATACAAGGAGAGACTGAACAAATGCATCACTATGAGCAAGAAGCTGCTCATCGAGAAG AGCACCCAGGAGAAACAGTCGTGCAGAGAGAAGAGCATGCAGGACCGTCTGAGGCTGGGTCACTTCACCACTGTAAGACATGGAGCCTCCTACACTGAACAGTGGACCGACGGATACGCATTCCAGAACCTTGTCAA GCAGCAGGAGGGTATCaaccaacagagagaggagatagagcgTCAGAGGAAGCTGCTGGCCAAGAGGAAGCCCCCcaatccctcctccccctccctctccctagcAACCACCTCTGAACCCAAACAACGCAAGACCAAGGTCGTCAACGGCAATGACCCCGACCCCTTCCTCAAACCCTCCCTGCCACAGAT GTTGACTCTGGCTGAGTATCACGAGCAGGAGGAGATCTTCAAGCTTCGCCTGGGACACCTGAAGAAG GAGGAGGCTGAGATCCAGGCAGAGCTGGAACGGTTAGAGCGGGTGAGGAACCTCCACATCAGAGAGCTGAAGAGGATCAACAACGAGGACAGCTCATC GTTTAAAGACCACCCCACTCTGAACGAGAGGTACCTGCTGCTGTATCTGCTGGGCAGAGGAGGCTTCAGTGAGGTCTATAAG GCCTTTGACCTGTTTGAGCAGCGCTACGCAGCCGTTAAAATCCACCAGCTCAACAAGaactggagagaggagaagaaggagaactACCACAA ACATGCCTGTAGAGAGTATCGGATACACAAACAGCTGGACCATCCCAGAATAGTCAAACTCTACGACTACTTCTCCCTGGATACAGACAC GTTCTGTACGGTTTTAGAGTTCTGTGAGGGGAACGACCTGGACTTCTATCTGAAACAGAACAAGCTGATGTCCGAGAAGGAGGCGCGGTCCATCGTCATGCAGATAGTCAACGCCCTGCGATACCTCAACGAGATCAAACCCCCCATCATACACTATGAcctcaaaccag GTAACATCTTGCTGGTGGATGGGACCGCGTGTGGCGAGATAAAGATCACAGACTTTGGGCTGTCTAAGATCATGGATGATGACAACTATGGAGTGGACGGCATGGACCTCACCTCACAGGGAGCTGGCACATACTG gtacCTTCCCCCAGAGTGTTTTGTGGTGGGCAAGGAGCCTCCTAAGATCTCTAACAAGGTGGACGTCTGGTCGGTCGGGGTCATCTTCTTCCAGTGCCTCTATGGACGGAAG CCGTTTGGCCACAACCAGTCTCAGCAGGATATTCTTCAGGAGAACACCATCCTCAAAGCCACTGAGGTTCAGTTCCCTGCCAAGCCCCAGGCCAGCACAGAGGCCAAG gcgtTTATCCGACGCTGTCTGGCCTACCGTAAGGAGGATCGATTTGACGTTCACCAGCTGGGCACTGACACGTACCTTCTCCCTCACATGAGACGCTCCAACTCCTCTGGCTCTCTTCAGCCCGCCTCCTCAATCTCCTCCTACTGA
- the LOC139376286 gene encoding serine/threonine-protein kinase tousled-like 1-B isoform X3: MEELHSLDPRRQELLEARFMGGVSGNTVGSTGSTSGGAKGLANECSNNSYGSLGSSSDKESENSDMKRGSSPAYSTPEKKPSESSRGRKRKADTHSESSQGKTSTRGPKISDYFDFHGGNGSSPVRALPQVLRSPQNSHHGAHSAPGSIIRQNSSSPTGLCFGDPLMNYKACASKCVQTELTGLKLAALESNKSLDLEKKEGRIDDLLRANCDLRRQIDEQQKLLEKYKERLNKCITMSKKLLIEKSTQEKQSCREKSMQDRLRLGHFTTVRHGASYTEQWTDGYAFQNLVKQQEGINQQREEIERQRKLLAKRKPPNPSSPSLSLATTSEPKQRKTKVVNGNDPDPFLKPSLPQMLTLAEYHEQEEIFKLRLGHLKKEEAEIQAELERLERVRNLHIRELKRINNEDSSSFKDHPTLNERYLLLYLLGRGGFSEVYKAFDLFEQRYAAVKIHQLNKNWREEKKENYHKHACREYRIHKQLDHPRIVKLYDYFSLDTDTFCTVLEFCEGNDLDFYLKQNKLMSEKEARSIVMQIVNALRYLNEIKPPIIHYDLKPGNILLVDGTACGEIKITDFGLSKIMDDDNYGVDGMDLTSQGAGTYWYLPPECFVVGKEPPKISNKVDVWSVGVIFFQCLYGRKPFGHNQSQQDILQENTILKATEVQFPAKPQASTEAKAFIRRCLAYRKEDRFDVHQLGTDTYLLPHMRRSNSSGSLQPASSISSY; encoded by the exons ATGGAGGAGCTGCACAGCCTGGACCCTCGCAGGCAGGAGCTTCTGGAGGCCAGGTTCATGGGCGGGGTCAGCGGCAACACAGTAGGGAGCACCGGCAGCACCAGCGGGGGGGCTAAG GGTCTGGCCAACGAGTGCTCCAACAACAGCTATGGCAGTTTGGGCTCCTCCAGTGACAAGGAGTCAGAG AACTCTGATATGAAGAGAGGGAGTTCTCCTGCATACTCT ACCCCTGAGAAGAAGCCCTCTGAGTCGTCCAGAGGAAGGAAAAGGAAAGCTGACACCCATTCTGAGAGCAGCCAAG GGAAGACTTCCACACGGGGGCCCAAGATCAGTGACTACTTTGAT TTCCATGGGGGGAATGGCTCCAGTCCAGTGAGGGCTCTACCACAGGTCCTCCGCTCACCACAGAACTCACACCACGGAGCTCACTCTGCACCAGGCTCTATC ATCCGACAGAACAGTTCCTCTCCCACCGGTCTGTGTTTTGGCGATCCCCTAATGAACTACAAAGCTTGCGCCAGCAAGTGTGTGCAG ACGGAGTTGACAGGTCTGAAGCTTGCTGCTCTGGAGAGCAACAAGAGTCTGGACCTGGAGAAGAAGGAGGGACGCATCGATGACCTGCTCAGG GCTAACTGTGACCTGAGGCGACAGATTGATGAACAGCAGAAACTACTGGAGAAATACAAGGAGAGACTGAACAAATGCATCACTATGAGCAAGAAGCTGCTCATCGAGAAG AGCACCCAGGAGAAACAGTCGTGCAGAGAGAAGAGCATGCAGGACCGTCTGAGGCTGGGTCACTTCACCACTGTAAGACATGGAGCCTCCTACACTGAACAGTGGACCGACGGATACGCATTCCAGAACCTTGTCAA GCAGCAGGAGGGTATCaaccaacagagagaggagatagagcgTCAGAGGAAGCTGCTGGCCAAGAGGAAGCCCCCcaatccctcctccccctccctctccctagcAACCACCTCTGAACCCAAACAACGCAAGACCAAGGTCGTCAACGGCAATGACCCCGACCCCTTCCTCAAACCCTCCCTGCCACAGAT GTTGACTCTGGCTGAGTATCACGAGCAGGAGGAGATCTTCAAGCTTCGCCTGGGACACCTGAAGAAG GAGGAGGCTGAGATCCAGGCAGAGCTGGAACGGTTAGAGCGGGTGAGGAACCTCCACATCAGAGAGCTGAAGAGGATCAACAACGAGGACAGCTCATC GTTTAAAGACCACCCCACTCTGAACGAGAGGTACCTGCTGCTGTATCTGCTGGGCAGAGGAGGCTTCAGTGAGGTCTATAAG GCCTTTGACCTGTTTGAGCAGCGCTACGCAGCCGTTAAAATCCACCAGCTCAACAAGaactggagagaggagaagaaggagaactACCACAA ACATGCCTGTAGAGAGTATCGGATACACAAACAGCTGGACCATCCCAGAATAGTCAAACTCTACGACTACTTCTCCCTGGATACAGACAC GTTCTGTACGGTTTTAGAGTTCTGTGAGGGGAACGACCTGGACTTCTATCTGAAACAGAACAAGCTGATGTCCGAGAAGGAGGCGCGGTCCATCGTCATGCAGATAGTCAACGCCCTGCGATACCTCAACGAGATCAAACCCCCCATCATACACTATGAcctcaaaccag GTAACATCTTGCTGGTGGATGGGACCGCGTGTGGCGAGATAAAGATCACAGACTTTGGGCTGTCTAAGATCATGGATGATGACAACTATGGAGTGGACGGCATGGACCTCACCTCACAGGGAGCTGGCACATACTG gtacCTTCCCCCAGAGTGTTTTGTGGTGGGCAAGGAGCCTCCTAAGATCTCTAACAAGGTGGACGTCTGGTCGGTCGGGGTCATCTTCTTCCAGTGCCTCTATGGACGGAAG CCGTTTGGCCACAACCAGTCTCAGCAGGATATTCTTCAGGAGAACACCATCCTCAAAGCCACTGAGGTTCAGTTCCCTGCCAAGCCCCAGGCCAGCACAGAGGCCAAG gcgtTTATCCGACGCTGTCTGGCCTACCGTAAGGAGGATCGATTTGACGTTCACCAGCTGGGCACTGACACGTACCTTCTCCCTCACATGAGACGCTCCAACTCCTCTGGCTCTCTTCAGCCCGCCTCCTCAATCTCCTCCTACTGA